A window from Triticum aestivum cultivar Chinese Spring chromosome 6D, IWGSC CS RefSeq v2.1, whole genome shotgun sequence encodes these proteins:
- the LOC123143097 gene encoding mannosyltransferase APTG1 gives MSHRRRPHAAGPPPPPEEGGGDPSPQSPGKAPRIRPWPERRVLALALAFRAVNALLVRTYFNPDEHWQCLEVAHRVAFGYGHLTWEWKRGLRGYLHPLIFAALYKFLAFLHLDTPWFMVMAPRLLQSVFAAFGDLYLYKLSKLIFNEHVAQWTLFSQLVNWFMFFCITRTLSNSLETVLTVAGLYYWFIAIKSSKGISVISKQQASSYQSPHSRKVALLIAALACAIRPTSAITWLYVGLLDFIYIKSKCRFLFLEVIPLGAIVLAATTFLDWWMYGSRVIVPLNFLKFNLFSSGGDYYGTHVFHWYFTQGFPSMIWTFLPLSVFGVIKSREWRLSGLIAWVLGVYSILGHKEFRFVLPVLPLALMFSGYFLAAMSQFKGKNLHGKRHFSRLQLSVILLIITNVPMALYMSLFHQRGTEDVMFYLSKEAHNGRVKGVLFLMPCHSTPYYSTLHSSLPMRFLDCTPSDNKGTLDESDRFLMNPLDFVGEVFGNLSSFSHIVLFESEERHVIQLLLHDSFQEVRRFFHSHFKIDRDLQSSVVVYSRRDVL, from the exons ATGAGTCACCGCAGGCGACCTCACGCCGCGGGCCCGCCGCCACCCCCGGAAGAGGGAGGAGGAGACCCCTCTCCGCAGTCGCCGGGGAAGGCGCCGCGGATTCGGCCGTGGCCGGAGCGGCGGGTGCTGGCGCTCGCGCTGGCGTTCCGCGCGGTGAACGCGCTGCTGGTGCGCACCTACTTCAACCCCGACGAGCACTGGCAGTGCCTCGAGGTCGCCCACCGCGTCGCCTTCGG GTACGGCCACCTCACCTGGGAGTGGAAGCGGGGCCTTCGAGGTTACCTCCACCCGCTGATCTTCGCCGCCCTTTACAAGTTTCTGGCGTTTCTCCACCTCGATACCCCGTGGTTCATG GTGATGGCTCCACGGCTTCTACAGTCAGTATTTGCAGCGTTTGGAGATCTATACTTGTATAAACTCTCCAAACTTATTTTCAACGAGCACGTTGCCCAGTGGACA TTATTTTCGCAGTTGGTGAACTGGTTCATGTTTTTCTGCATTACACGGACTCTATCAAACAGCTTGGAGACAGTTTTGACTGTGGCTGGACTCTATTATTGGTTTATTGCAATCAAGTCTTCCAAGGGAATTTCAGTTATTTCAAAGCAGCAGGCTTCCAGCTACCAAAGTCCTCATTCAAGAAAAGTGGCACTACTCATAGCAGCCTTAGCCTGCGCCATTCGGCCAACAAGTGCCATAACATGGTTGTATGTTGGTcttttggacttcatttatataaaATCAAAATGTCGATTTCTGTTTCTTGAGGTCATTCCTCTAGG GGCCATCGTCCTTGCAGCAACAACATTCCTTGATTGGTGGATGTATGGTTCCCGGGTCATAGTGCCACTTAATTTTTTGAAATTCAACCTATTTTCTTCAGGAGGAGATTACTATGGAACACATGTCTTCCACTGGTACTTCACCCAAGGTTTTCCATCTATGATTTGGACGTTCTTACCACTTTCAGTTTTTGGAGTCATAAAGTCTCGAGAATGGAGGCTTTCAGGTTTAATTGCCTGGGTATTAGGGGTTTATAGCATACTTGGACACAAAGAGTTCAG GTTTGTTCTTCCAGTGCTACCTTTAGCGTTGATGTTCTCGGGTTACTTCTTAGCTGCAATGTCGCAATTCAAGGGTAAAAATCTGCATGGGAAAAGACACTTTTCAAGGTTGCAACTTTCTGTTATTCTTCTCATCATAACCAATGTTCCAATGGCCTTATATATGTCCCTGTTCCATCAA AGAGGAACTGAAGATGTCATGTTTTATCTATCAAAAGAAGCCCATAATGGAAGAGTTAAGGGTGTCCTCTTTCTCATGCCTTGCCATTCGACGCCTTATTACTCTACCTTACATAGCAGCCTACCTATGCGCTTTTTGGACTGTACTCCCAG TGATAATAAAGGGACCCTGGATGAATCAGACCGTTTCCTCATGAACCCACTTGATTTTGTGGGTGAGGTTTTTGGAAATCTATCTTCCTTCAGTCACATTGTGTTATTTGAATCTGAAGAAAGACATGTTATTCAGTTGCTTCTGCACGATTCCTTTCAAGAG GTTAGGAGGTTTTTCCATTCCCACTTCAAGATTGATAGAGACCTTCAGTCGTCTGTTGTTGTATATTCACGGAGGGATGTGCTATGA